From a single Nakaseomyces glabratus chromosome F, complete sequence genomic region:
- the SKN7 gene encoding kinase-regulated stress-responsive transcription factor SKN7 (CAGL0F09097g~Predicted transcription factor, involved in oxidative stress response; required for induction of TRX2, TRR1 and TSA1 transcription under oxidative stress), which produces MDYEVNANQIPVLGIEQGLIPDNLDGSVKADTATSTAMNMNDKSEISNDGSHSIHTSNPNNNGENGKNGGKPASNDFVRKLFNILESNQYSNIVRWSNTGDSFVVLDTGKFTTQILPNHFKHSNFASFVRQLNKYDFHKIKRTNEERQKSIYGEQSWEFENPNFKINDEKSLDLIKRKTPAQRKVMLEDASAPSQKTPELLSVQSENKLKSALLSNTVKKDIFNNLRKRVDKMQKDMDTVMMDNYNLKSDYQKLATKYNTLLDSLITFRTVNENLINNFNALCNVLSSKGVELPSSVYENMNINIPVPSGQSPVNISPSPSLGIPIKNSTMSPSLPSMKSLQNTPSLTGKLSTNQRLDLPPNSQGILSDTNVGQTESPEIQMPISSNSSSTTKEVDQNIVLRKGFHVLLVEDDSVSIQLCSKFLRKYGCTVQVVTDGLSAISNLEKFRYDLVLMDIVMPNLDGATATSIVRSFDNQTPIIAMTGNIEDQDLITYLQHGMNDILAKPFTRNDLHSILIRHLKDRIPLCDQNRGSGITSESPNLPPTQHIISSQQNNEQNSSLPQSLPPIHPPNHQSPLFNNRASNITPLAPLNSAMSPQSPSHLERPLTNRSPLGMTPLNDGQPAFKKQHT; this is translated from the coding sequence ATGGACTACGAAGTTAATGCGAATCAAATTCCCGTTCTGGGCATAGAACAAGGGCTGATACCAGACAATCTAGATGGATCAGTTAAAGCAGATACAGCAACCAGTACAGCAATGAACATGAACGATAAATCAGAGATATCAAATGACGGTAGCCATTCTATACATACTAGTAATCCAAATAACAATGGTGAAAACGGTAAGAATGGAGGAAAACCAGCATCGAATGATTTTGTAAGAAAACTTTTCAACATTTTAGAAAGCAATCAATATTCAAACATAGTTAGATGGTCAAATACCGGTGACAGTTTTGTGGTGCTTGATACAGGAAAATTCACAACTCAGATTTTACCGAATCATTTCAAGCATTCTAATTTTGCAAGTTTTGTCAGACAACTCAATAAGTATGATTTCcataaaattaaaagaacCAATGAAGAAAGACAGAAAAGTATATATGGCGAACAAAGCTGGGAGTTCGAGAATCCTAActtcaaaataaatgatgaaaagtCGCTGGATCTTATCAAGAGGAAAACACCAGCCCAAAGAAAAGTTATGCTGGAAGATGCGAGCGCACCTTCACAAAAAACCCCCGAGTTGCTGTCAGTTCAAAGCGAAAACAAGTTAAAGTCTGCGCTGTTAAGCAATACTgtaaaaaaagatatttttaataaCCTTAGGAAAAGAGTGGATAAAATGCAAAAAGATATGGATACAGTTATGATGGATAATTACAATTTGAAGTCGGATTATCAAAAACTCGCGACAAAATATAACACACTATTAGACAGCTTAATAACATTTCGAACTGTTAATGAGAACTTAATCAATAACTTTAATGCGCTATGTAATGTTTTAAGTTCTAAAGGAGTGGAGCTACCTTCTTCAGTTTATGAAAATatgaatattaatattcctGTACCAAGTGGACAATCACCAGTAAATATTTCACCTTCACCATCTTTAGGAATACCAATAAAAAATAGCACAATGAGCCCTTCATTGCCTTCCATGAAATCGCTACAAAATACACCATCATTGACTGGTAAACTATCTACAAATCAAAGACTTGACTTACCACCAAATAGTCAGGGAATATTATCCGACACTAATGTAGGACAAACTGAATCGCCAGAAATTCAGATGCCAATATCCTCCAACTCATCAAGCACAACCAAAGAGGTAGACCAAAATATCGTCTTAAGGAAAGGTTTTCATGTATTACTTGTAGAAGATGACTCTGTTTCTATCCAATTATGTTCAAAGTTTTTGAGAAAATACGGATGTACTGTACAAGTAGTAACTGATGGTCTTTCAGCCATATCAAACCTTGAGAAATTTAGATACGACTTAGTATTGATGGACATAGTGATGCCTAATTTGGACGGTGCAACTGCAACATCAATTGTAAGAAGTTTTGATAACCAAACACCTATTATTGCCATGACAGGTAACATTGAGGATCAAGATCTAATCACATACCTACAACACGGAATGAATGACATTCTAGCCAAACCATTTACTCGAAACGATCTACACTCTATATTAATAAGGCATTTGAAAGATAGGATCCCACTTTGTGACCAGAATAGGGGGTCAGGTATTACTTCCGAGTCACCAAATCTTCCTCCTACGCAACATATTATAAGTTCTCAGCAAAATAATGAACAAAACTCCTCACTTCCCCAAAGTTTACCCCCAATACATCCTCCAAATCATCAGAGTCCACTATTCAACAATAGAGCCTCGAATATTACACCACTAGCTCCATTGAATTCTGCAATGTCTCCACAATCTCCATCACATTTGGAAAGACCTTTAACCAATCGATCTCCGCTTGGTATGACTCCGTTAAATGATGGACAGCCTGCATTTAAGAAGCAACATACGTAA